The proteins below are encoded in one region of Eulemur rufifrons isolate Redbay chromosome 2, OSU_ERuf_1, whole genome shotgun sequence:
- the ZNF770 gene encoding zinc finger protein 770 codes for MMAENNFEVRKIQQRVVANKLPRNRPYICNICFKHFETPSKLARHYLIHTGQKPFECDVCHKTFRQLVHLERHQLTHNMPFKCNICQRHFKNLKTFVKHQQLHNETYQNDVKQVRRLLEAKQEKPAYGVFNTFTTEERWALHPCSKSDPTYSTTKRGKNVHACTICGKMFPSQSKLDRHVLTHTGQRPFKCVLCSKSFRQSTHLKIHQLTHSEERPFQCCFCQKGFKIQSKLLKHKQIHMRSKTFQALSLKVKSPESCPLPNKLNANQDGFENGDMDESEENNPLDVHSIYIVPFQCSECEECFESEQILNEHKCFPARGGKIPNRLKRSYNYKTIVKKILAKLKRAGGKKLDNFQSEKKVFKSSFLKNRDHLSGEQNSEQTQRTFMGSLGKNGTYKTVGNKKKKTLTLPFSWQKQFQSQNMGKNLKGILTTENIITMDNSVNNKDLAIYGSPGEEFFSNCEVLQCGLSVPSENIHTGHKMCPCDKCEKVFPSVSKLQRHYLIHTGQRPFGCNVCGKSFRQAAHLKRHTQTHIEKNPYRSLYPAEFGNLNKLFIHSGDNVNCNASQQSQALGFQKHEVSESDQISEIDSKAESKDLVLGTHCRQPYHSNSLLESEQGHHYYSYAGHQERNEHGLLYYCSVCSKSFRSPSKLERHYLIHAGQKPFECSVCGKTFRQAPHWKRHQLTHFKERPKEKVVLDSVE; via the coding sequence ATGATGGCTGAAAACAATTTTGAAGTGCGAAAGATTCAACAGCGTGTAGTAGCCAACAAATTACCTAGAAACAGGCCATATATTTGCAATATTTGCTTCAAGCACTTTGAAACACCATCAAAATTAGCTAGGCATTATCTCATTCATACTGGTCAAAAGCCATTTGAGTGTGACGTGTGTCACAAAACCTTTAGACAACTAGTTCATCTGGAGAGACATCAACTAACTCACAATATGccttttaaatgtaatatttgtcAGCGCcactttaaaaatttgaagacATTTGTGAAGCACCAACAACTTCACAATGAAACCTATCAGAATGATGTTAAACAGGTCAGAAGATTGCTGGAGGCCAAGCAAGAAAAGCCAGCGTATGGAGTGTTTAATACTTTTACCACAGAGGAGAGATGGGCATTACACCCCTgctctaagtctgatcccacatATAGTACTACgaagagaggaaagaatgttCATGCATGTACAATCTGTGGCAAGATGTTTCCGTCACAATCAAAACTTGATaggcatgttctcactcatactgGTCAGAGGCCTTTTAAATGTGTCCTGTGTAGTAAATCTTTCCGACAGTCAACTCATTTAAAAATCCACCAACTGACACATTCAGAAGAAAGACCTTTTCAATGTTGTTTTTGTCAAAAAGGATTTAAGATTCAAAGCAAACTTCTGAAGCATAAACAAATCCATATGAGGAGTAAGACTTTTCAGGCTCTTTCATTAAAGGTGAAGAGTCCAGAATCATGCCCTCTGCCtaataaattaaatgcaaatcaAGATGGTTTTGAAAATGGTGATATGGATGAATCTGAGGAGAATAATCCACTTGATGTCCACTCTATTTATATTGTTCCTTTTCAATGTTCAGAGTGTGAAGAGTGTTTTGAATCAGAGCAGATTCTCAATGAGCACAAGTGTTTTCCTGCCAGAGGTGGCAAAATTCCAAACAGGCTCAAAAGAAGCTACAACTATAAAACCATTGTTAAAAAAATCCTGGCGAAGCTTAAACGTGCTGGGGGTAAAAAATTAGATAACTTTCAATCtgagaaaaaagtatttaaaagcaGTTTCTTGAAAAATCGTGATCATCTTTCTGGTGAGCAGAACTCCGAACAAACCCAGAGGACATTTATGGGCTCTCTTGGCAAAAATGGAACATACAAGACagttggcaataaaaagaagaaaacactgacTTTACCATTTTCTTGGCAAAAGCAATTCCAGAGccaaaatatgggaaaaaatttaaaaggtatcCTTACAACAGAAAACATAATAACCATGGATAATTCAGTGAATAATAAAGACTTGGCAATCTATGGTTCACCAGGTGAGGAATTCTTTAGTAACTGTGAGGTACTTCAGTGTGGGTTATCAGTTCCAAGTGAAAACATACATACTGGACATAAGATGTGTCCTTGTGACAAATGTGAGAAAGTATTTCCTTCTGTCTCCAAACTACAAAGACACTATTTAATTCATACTGGACAAAGGCCTTTTGGCTGTAATGTTTGTGGGAAATCTTTTAGACAAGCAGCTCACTTAAAAAGACATACACAAACTCATATTGAAAAGAATCCTTATAGATCTCTTTACCCAGCAGAATTTGGAAATTTGAAcaaacttttcattcattctggTGATAATGTTAACTGTAATGCTTCCCAACAAAGTCAGGCTCTTGGTTTTCAAAAACATGAGGTCTCAGAGTCAGATCAAATATCAGAAATAGACAGTAAGGCAGAATCAAAGGATTTAGTTCTTGGTACCCACTGTAGGCAGCCCTATCATTCTAATTCACTTTTAGAATCAGAGCAGGGCCATCATTATTACAGTTATGCAGGGCATCAGGAGAGAAATGAGCATGGCCTGCTTTACTATTGCAGTGTTTGTTCTAAAAGTTTCCGATCTCCTTCTAAACTGGAAAGACACTATCTAATTCACGCAGGGCAGAAACCATTTGAATGTTCAGTTTGTGGCAAAACATTCAGACAGGCTCCCCACTGGAAGAGACATCAACTTACTCACTTTAAAGAACGACCAAAAGAGAAAGTGGTTTTAGATTCGGTTGAGTAA